In Mycobacterium sp. JS623, one genomic interval encodes:
- a CDS encoding MarR family winged helix-turn-helix transcriptional regulator has translation MKVRSADQHAGECVGDLLDQAVDLTVRFLSDRADLSASAAFAMNRVCREGPIRLTTLAAKEGVSQPSMTQLIQRLERLDLVARLADPDDGRAALIGITQHGQKLLDERKRMRRDRLTALMETLTAEEESALWLSARVALPILLRLAENADCPSDDVATERKVFE, from the coding sequence GTGAAAGTTAGGTCAGCTGACCAACACGCCGGGGAGTGCGTTGGCGACCTTCTCGATCAGGCAGTGGACCTGACCGTGCGGTTCCTGTCCGATCGCGCCGATCTGAGCGCGTCTGCCGCGTTTGCGATGAACAGGGTGTGCCGGGAAGGTCCCATTCGCCTGACGACGCTGGCCGCCAAGGAGGGGGTCAGCCAGCCGTCGATGACACAGCTGATCCAACGGCTGGAGCGGCTGGACTTGGTGGCCAGGCTCGCTGACCCCGACGATGGTCGCGCCGCTCTGATCGGCATCACTCAGCACGGTCAAAAGCTGCTCGACGAGCGCAAGCGCATGCGCCGCGATCGTCTGACGGCGTTGATGGAAACGCTGACGGCGGAGGAGGAGTCCGCGTTGTGGCTTTCTGCGCGCGTCGCACTTCCGATTCTGCTTCGGCTGGCCGAGAACGCAGATTGCCCATCGGATGATGTCGCGACGGAGCGAAAGGTGTTCGAGTGA
- a CDS encoding MmpS family transport accessory protein, which yields MKAIPAGRVLKRIWIPLVLVVVLAVSGLVVSRLHKMFASQDLNAGAGAGIEIVQFNPKVMVYDVYGAPGTTAQISYFDPDANVHQISTSLPWSITLSTTLPAVSASLMAQTDGDQIGCRVTVNGTVREEKSANGVNAQTYCLVKSA from the coding sequence GTGAAGGCCATTCCGGCGGGCAGGGTGCTCAAACGCATCTGGATACCGCTTGTTCTGGTGGTCGTGCTTGCGGTCTCGGGTCTGGTCGTGTCGCGCCTGCACAAGATGTTTGCTTCGCAGGACCTCAACGCGGGTGCGGGCGCGGGCATCGAGATCGTCCAGTTCAACCCCAAGGTCATGGTCTACGACGTCTACGGCGCACCGGGGACCACCGCCCAAATCAGCTATTTCGACCCCGACGCCAACGTGCACCAGATCAGCACATCGCTGCCCTGGTCGATCACACTGTCGACGACGCTGCCTGCGGTCAGCGCCAGTCTCATGGCGCAGACCGATGGCGACCAGATCGGATGCCGCGTCACGGTGAACGGAACTGTGCGTGAGGAGAAATCGGCCAATGGCGTCAACGCCCAGACCTACTGCCTGGTGAAGTCCGCATGA
- a CDS encoding MMPL/RND family transporter, which yields MTHAITERESTSRPKRPVVPHLIRILALPIVLFWIVVAVGVNVLAPQLEVVGELHSAPMAPEDAPSMIAMKRMGANFQEFNTNATVMIVVEGQKPLGPDAHAYYDEIIRKLRQDPKHIQHIQDFWGDTLTAAGAQSPDGKAAYVMLNLAGEQGQTLANEGVETVRKVIEETKAPPGVQAYVAGPAALTDDLHVIGNASLGQITLITLAAIAGMLLVVYRSIRTTLIQLFLTFLGLLTARGVVSMLATHGAFGLTTFAGNILTMLAIAAATDYGIFIFGRYREDRGMGLDRDDSYYATFKSVAPVIVGSGLTIAGATYCLSFARLPYFSTMGAPVAIGMLVIVAIAVTLGPAVLFLGSRVGLYESKRPPQSRFWRRVGTAVVRWPAPIFVASLFVVLIGLVAIPGYKPAYNDRYYLPKDAPVNIGFAAADRHFSQARMNPDILMVEADHDMRNPADMLVLNAVARNMMHSDGIAMVQNITRPLGIPIQHSSIPFQTSVQGQTSNMNLPFQRDQLANQLKTIDETNRSIDILEQQYQLSLKQTALTQDSAAKSQELLETTEKLRDNIANFDDQFRPIRNYFYWEPHCFDIPLCAATRSLFDSLDGIDELTDRTGAVQGNTDQLAALAPQLTALLPQTIASMKASRDLSLASYNSQKALLDQMEASNDTALAIGSSFDQAKNDDLFFLPPEAFDNPDFKRGLAMFLSPDGKSARMFITHESDPATVDGIKRVDSERKAAQEALKMSSLSNAKVYLGGVAATYKDMSDGARYDLMIAVVSSLTLIFMIMLILTRSAVASLVIVGTAASSIAASFGISVLLWQDLFGIQVQWLVMLMSVIILLAVGSDYNLLLVSRFKDEIHAGLKTGIIRSMAGTGGVVTSAGLVFAATMAGMMGSKLIVLAQMGSTIAIGLLIDTFIVRSLLMPSIATLLGRWFWWPQVVYPRGDYHFLPPQPGRRSKDDPDTVALPAQV from the coding sequence ATGACCCACGCCATCACCGAGCGCGAATCAACAAGCAGGCCAAAGCGGCCCGTCGTCCCCCACCTGATCCGCATCCTTGCACTGCCGATCGTCCTGTTCTGGATCGTCGTCGCTGTCGGAGTGAATGTGCTCGCGCCTCAGCTCGAGGTCGTCGGCGAATTGCACTCGGCGCCAATGGCGCCCGAGGACGCGCCGTCGATGATCGCAATGAAGCGGATGGGCGCCAACTTCCAGGAATTCAATACCAATGCCACGGTGATGATCGTGGTCGAGGGCCAGAAGCCACTGGGCCCCGACGCCCATGCCTACTACGACGAGATCATTCGCAAGCTGCGTCAGGATCCCAAACACATCCAGCACATTCAGGACTTCTGGGGCGACACCCTGACGGCGGCCGGGGCGCAGAGCCCTGATGGCAAGGCCGCCTACGTGATGCTGAACCTGGCGGGCGAACAGGGTCAGACCCTGGCCAACGAGGGTGTGGAGACCGTCCGCAAGGTCATCGAAGAAACGAAAGCCCCGCCAGGAGTTCAGGCCTACGTCGCCGGCCCCGCCGCGCTCACCGACGACCTGCACGTCATCGGCAACGCCAGCCTCGGCCAGATCACGTTGATCACGCTTGCCGCGATCGCCGGCATGCTGCTGGTTGTCTATCGGTCGATACGAACCACGCTGATCCAGTTGTTCCTGACGTTTCTCGGACTGCTGACCGCACGCGGCGTGGTCTCCATGCTGGCCACCCACGGCGCCTTCGGGCTGACGACGTTCGCGGGAAACATCCTCACGATGTTGGCCATCGCGGCGGCCACCGACTACGGCATCTTCATCTTCGGTCGATATCGCGAAGACCGCGGCATGGGTCTGGACAGGGACGACTCCTACTACGCCACGTTCAAATCCGTCGCGCCCGTCATCGTGGGTTCCGGGCTGACGATCGCTGGAGCGACGTACTGCCTGAGCTTCGCGCGGTTGCCCTACTTCTCCACCATGGGCGCTCCCGTCGCGATCGGCATGCTCGTGATTGTGGCGATCGCGGTCACCCTCGGTCCTGCCGTGCTCTTCCTCGGCAGCCGCGTCGGACTGTACGAGTCCAAGCGGCCTCCGCAGAGCAGGTTCTGGCGGCGTGTTGGCACCGCGGTAGTCCGTTGGCCCGCACCGATTTTCGTGGCCAGCTTGTTCGTGGTGCTGATCGGCCTCGTGGCCATCCCGGGGTATAAGCCGGCCTACAACGACCGCTACTACCTGCCCAAGGACGCGCCGGTGAACATCGGCTTCGCGGCTGCCGATCGGCACTTCTCGCAGGCGCGAATGAATCCCGACATCTTGATGGTCGAGGCCGACCACGACATGCGAAATCCCGCCGACATGCTGGTGCTGAACGCTGTGGCGCGAAACATGATGCACAGCGACGGCATCGCGATGGTGCAGAACATCACGCGGCCATTGGGGATTCCGATCCAGCACAGCTCGATCCCGTTCCAGACAAGTGTTCAGGGGCAGACGAGCAACATGAATCTGCCGTTTCAGCGGGATCAATTGGCCAATCAGCTCAAAACGATCGATGAGACGAACCGCTCTATCGACATTTTGGAGCAGCAGTATCAACTCTCGCTCAAGCAGACCGCGCTCACGCAGGACTCGGCTGCCAAGTCGCAGGAGCTACTGGAGACCACCGAGAAGCTACGAGACAACATCGCGAACTTCGACGACCAGTTCCGGCCGATCCGGAACTACTTCTATTGGGAACCGCACTGTTTCGACATTCCGCTGTGCGCCGCCACCAGATCCCTCTTCGACTCCCTAGACGGGATCGACGAGCTGACCGACAGAACGGGAGCGGTTCAGGGCAATACCGACCAATTGGCCGCCCTCGCTCCGCAACTGACGGCACTCCTGCCGCAAACGATCGCGTCGATGAAGGCCAGTAGGGACCTGTCGCTGGCGTCGTACAACTCGCAGAAGGCGCTACTCGACCAGATGGAGGCCTCCAACGACACGGCCCTGGCGATTGGCTCGAGCTTTGATCAAGCGAAGAACGACGACTTGTTCTTCCTGCCACCGGAAGCCTTCGACAACCCCGACTTCAAACGTGGTTTGGCGATGTTCCTTTCGCCCGACGGCAAGTCCGCGCGCATGTTCATCACGCACGAAAGCGACCCGGCGACGGTCGACGGCATCAAGCGCGTCGACTCGGAGAGAAAGGCCGCGCAGGAAGCCCTGAAGATGTCCTCGCTGTCCAACGCCAAGGTCTATCTGGGTGGAGTGGCGGCGACCTATAAGGACATGTCGGACGGCGCCAGGTACGACCTGATGATCGCTGTGGTGTCGTCGCTGACGCTGATCTTCATGATCATGCTCATTTTGACCCGAAGCGCGGTTGCCTCACTCGTCATTGTCGGCACGGCCGCCAGCTCGATCGCGGCATCGTTCGGCATCTCGGTGCTGCTCTGGCAGGACCTGTTCGGGATTCAGGTGCAATGGCTCGTCATGCTGATGTCGGTCATCATCCTGTTGGCCGTGGGATCTGACTACAACCTGCTGCTGGTGTCCCGGTTCAAAGACGAGATCCACGCGGGCCTCAAGACCGGCATCATTCGCTCGATGGCCGGTACGGGTGGTGTGGTGACGTCGGCCGGGCTGGTGTTCGCAGCCACCATGGCGGGGATGATGGGGAGCAAGCTCATCGTGCTGGCCCAGATGGGCTCCACGATCGCTATCGGATTGCTGATCGATACCTTCATCGTGCGGTCCTTGCTAATGCCGTCCATTGCAACGCTTTTGGGTCGGTGGTTCTGGTGGCCGCAAGTCGTTTACCCGCGCGGCGACTATCACTTCCTGCCACCTCAACCCGGACGTCGGTCAAAGGACGACCCCGATACGGTGGCGCTGCCGGCACAGGTATAG
- a CDS encoding HAD-IIA family hydrolase, giving the protein MRSTPKCWLTDMDGVLVREEHALPGAAEFLQRLSDRARPFLVLTNNSIFTPRDLSARLKRSGLTVPEESIWTSGLATAAFLHDQQPGGSAYVIGEAGLTTPLHQLGYTLTDTEPDFVVLGETRTYSFTAITKAIRLILGGARFIATNPDVSGPSAEGPLPATGSVAAMITKATGRDPYFVGKPNPMMFRSAMNRIEAHSESTMMVGDRMDTDVVAGIEAGLDTVLVLTGSTTVADIARYPFRPGRVLDSIADCIELV; this is encoded by the coding sequence GTGCGCTCAACACCGAAGTGCTGGCTCACCGACATGGACGGTGTCCTCGTCCGCGAAGAACACGCCCTGCCCGGCGCAGCCGAATTCCTGCAGAGGTTGAGCGACCGTGCTCGGCCTTTCCTCGTCCTCACGAACAACTCGATCTTCACGCCGCGGGATCTGTCCGCCCGGCTGAAACGCTCGGGGCTGACCGTGCCGGAGGAATCGATCTGGACCTCAGGCTTGGCGACCGCGGCGTTTCTCCACGATCAGCAGCCCGGCGGGTCCGCGTATGTGATCGGCGAGGCCGGCCTGACCACGCCGTTGCATCAGCTCGGCTACACGCTGACCGATACCGAACCCGACTTCGTCGTGCTCGGCGAGACCCGCACGTACTCGTTCACCGCGATCACCAAGGCGATCCGGCTGATCCTTGGCGGCGCGCGGTTCATCGCGACCAACCCTGATGTGTCCGGCCCGTCTGCCGAGGGGCCGCTGCCCGCGACGGGCTCGGTCGCGGCCATGATCACCAAGGCCACCGGCAGGGATCCCTACTTCGTCGGCAAGCCGAACCCGATGATGTTCCGCAGCGCGATGAATCGCATCGAGGCACATTCGGAGAGCACGATGATGGTCGGCGACCGGATGGACACCGACGTCGTCGCCGGCATCGAGGCGGGCCTGGACACCGTGCTGGTGCTCACCGGGTCGACCACTGTCGCTGACATCGCGCGGTATCCATTCCGGCCCGGTCGCGTGCTGGACTCGATCGCCGACTGCATCGAACTCGTTTGA
- a CDS encoding arginase family protein: MADIELIGVPFDGYGRAGHQARAAAALRDAGLRDAFDHHHVIDDDDLALPDQDPGRGESTSLINERALLAMTDALNRKVGEVISAGRFPFVYGGDCSTLLGIVTGLRDHVGDVGLVFIDGHEDTMPLDVSEDGEAANAEIGLLLGLTGRLLTGELGDRLPALRPEQLVILGPRDDDWRRQFNVGTLADSRVWLAPLAEVADDPSGAGRRAIERLSGQVDRWWLHIDLDVLDPVDFPAQGLPDVEDEPGGLTWDQLTDLVSALFTGTASCVGGSIAIYDPDQDPDGAGAAQIVAFIRNVLVRPTISP, from the coding sequence ATGGCCGACATCGAACTGATCGGGGTGCCGTTCGACGGCTATGGGCGCGCCGGACATCAAGCGCGCGCCGCTGCCGCACTGCGCGACGCCGGGCTTCGCGACGCGTTCGACCATCACCATGTCATCGATGACGACGACCTCGCGTTACCCGACCAGGATCCGGGCCGCGGCGAGTCGACCAGCCTGATCAACGAGCGGGCACTGCTGGCCATGACCGACGCGCTCAACCGCAAGGTCGGGGAAGTGATCAGCGCGGGCCGGTTTCCGTTCGTCTACGGCGGTGATTGCTCCACGCTGCTCGGCATCGTGACCGGACTGCGCGATCACGTCGGCGACGTCGGGCTGGTGTTCATCGACGGTCACGAGGACACGATGCCGCTGGACGTGTCTGAGGATGGCGAGGCTGCCAACGCCGAGATCGGGTTGCTGCTCGGTTTGACGGGTCGGCTGCTGACCGGCGAGCTCGGCGATCGGCTGCCCGCGCTGCGGCCCGAGCAATTGGTGATCCTCGGTCCTCGCGACGACGACTGGCGGCGGCAGTTCAACGTAGGAACGCTTGCCGATTCACGGGTGTGGCTCGCACCGCTGGCAGAAGTCGCCGACGACCCTTCCGGCGCGGGACGCCGGGCGATCGAGCGGCTATCGGGTCAGGTGGACCGGTGGTGGTTGCACATCGACCTCGACGTGCTGGATCCCGTCGATTTTCCGGCGCAGGGCCTGCCTGATGTCGAGGACGAACCCGGCGGCCTGACGTGGGATCAGCTCACAGATCTCGTCTCGGCGCTGTTCACCGGGACGGCGTCGTGTGTCGGCGGCAGCATTGCGATTTACGATCCGGATCAGGACCCCGACGGTGCCGGTGCGGCGCAGATCGTGGCGTTCATCCGAAACGTGTTGGTACGTCCGACAATCAGTCCCTAG
- a CDS encoding thiamine pyrophosphate-dependent enzyme — MSALRAGQRRSSDDALLGLFDAQLGSRHLDLAARWLRSKGKGYYTIGSSGHEGNAAVAAALRPTDPALLHYRSGGFFLARAAQVGGRDPLRDVLLGLVAATEEPIAGGRHKVFGRHDLNIIPQTSTIASHLPRAVGVAFSIARARKLGVACPWPDDALAVCSFGDASVNHSTAVGAINAALHSAYQGVPMPLLFVCEDNGIGISVTTPRGWIAHTYGNREGLTYFDADGWDAAATLAAAADAAAWVRTHRRPAFLHLRMVRLMGHAGSDYEPAYRRPDEIAADYDRDPVLCTALALIDGGVLTPQQVLDRYEAKRANVIEAAEAVADLPQLDTAAAVMRPLQDSFSDAAAASPESLAATVRSGGPDAPLTVALAINRALHDILDRYPEAMIFGEDVARKGGVYGVTRGLLGKTSSARVFDTLLDEQSILGLALGAGVSGLLPIPEIQYLAYFHNASDQIRGEGATLQFFSNRQYRNPMVVRVAGYGYQKGFGGHFHNDDSIAAIRDIPGVVIASPARPDDAAAMLHTCAAAAKAAGVVCVFLEPIALYHTRDLHDEGDDGWLAPYPEAGAPLGRARTYGDGTDLTMLTFGNGVRMSLRVARTLESVGIRARVVDLRWLAPMPVDDLVREANATGRVLIVDETRSTGGVGEGMLAELLDHGYTGAVERVASRDSFIPLGDAALEVLLSEETIEAAAIKLAGS; from the coding sequence ATCTCCGCGCTTCGTGCCGGACAGCGGCGCTCATCCGATGATGCGTTGCTCGGGTTGTTCGACGCGCAACTCGGCAGTCGCCATCTCGATCTGGCCGCGCGGTGGCTGCGATCGAAGGGCAAAGGCTACTACACCATCGGCTCGTCCGGGCATGAGGGCAACGCGGCGGTGGCCGCGGCCCTGCGGCCCACCGATCCTGCTTTGCTGCACTATCGTTCGGGTGGCTTCTTCCTGGCACGCGCCGCGCAAGTCGGGGGCCGAGACCCGTTGCGGGACGTGCTTCTTGGACTGGTGGCGGCCACCGAAGAACCGATCGCCGGCGGCCGGCACAAGGTGTTCGGCCGCCACGACCTGAACATCATTCCGCAGACGTCGACCATCGCGTCGCATCTGCCTCGGGCAGTCGGGGTCGCGTTTTCCATCGCCCGTGCCCGCAAGCTGGGGGTGGCGTGTCCGTGGCCCGACGACGCGCTCGCGGTCTGCAGCTTCGGCGACGCGTCGGTGAATCACTCGACCGCCGTCGGCGCGATCAACGCGGCGCTACATTCGGCGTATCAGGGGGTGCCGATGCCGTTGCTGTTCGTCTGCGAGGACAACGGGATCGGTATCAGCGTCACGACGCCACGCGGATGGATCGCCCACACCTACGGAAACCGGGAGGGGCTAACATATTTCGACGCTGACGGCTGGGATGCGGCGGCGACGTTAGCGGCCGCCGCCGACGCCGCGGCCTGGGTGCGCACCCACCGTCGCCCGGCCTTCCTGCATCTGCGGATGGTCCGGCTGATGGGGCACGCGGGTTCCGACTACGAGCCCGCCTATCGCCGCCCCGACGAGATAGCGGCCGACTACGACCGGGATCCGGTGCTGTGCACGGCCTTGGCCTTGATCGACGGTGGAGTACTGACGCCTCAGCAGGTGCTCGACCGTTATGAGGCCAAGCGTGCCAACGTAATTGAGGCAGCGGAGGCGGTCGCTGATCTACCGCAGCTCGACACCGCGGCTGCGGTCATGAGGCCGCTGCAGGACAGCTTTTCGGATGCCGCGGCCGCATCGCCGGAATCTCTTGCCGCGACGGTCAGATCGGGTGGGCCGGATGCTCCGTTGACGGTCGCGCTGGCCATCAACCGCGCGTTGCACGACATCTTGGACCGCTATCCGGAGGCGATGATCTTCGGTGAGGATGTCGCTCGCAAGGGCGGCGTATATGGCGTCACCCGTGGGCTTCTCGGCAAGACCAGTTCGGCGCGGGTGTTCGACACGCTGCTCGACGAGCAGTCGATCCTCGGTCTTGCACTGGGAGCGGGGGTGTCGGGACTGCTGCCGATTCCCGAGATCCAGTACCTGGCCTACTTTCACAACGCCTCGGATCAAATTCGCGGCGAGGGCGCGACGCTGCAGTTCTTCTCCAACCGGCAGTACCGCAATCCGATGGTGGTTCGGGTGGCCGGCTACGGATACCAGAAGGGCTTCGGCGGACACTTTCACAACGACGACTCGATTGCCGCGATTCGCGACATCCCCGGAGTCGTCATCGCATCGCCGGCGCGACCCGACGATGCCGCCGCGATGCTGCACACCTGCGCTGCCGCGGCGAAAGCGGCCGGCGTCGTATGCGTGTTCCTCGAACCGATCGCGCTTTATCACACCCGCGATCTGCACGATGAGGGCGACGACGGCTGGCTTGCGCCGTATCCGGAGGCCGGCGCGCCGCTTGGGCGTGCCCGCACGTATGGCGATGGCACAGACCTGACGATGCTCACGTTCGGCAACGGGGTGCGGATGAGTCTGCGGGTGGCTCGCACGCTGGAGTCGGTGGGCATTCGCGCCCGCGTCGTCGACCTGCGGTGGCTGGCGCCGATGCCGGTGGACGACTTGGTGCGCGAGGCGAACGCGACCGGCCGGGTGTTGATAGTCGACGAGACCCGATCGACCGGCGGCGTGGGCGAGGGCATGCTCGCTGAACTGCTTGACCACGGCTACACCGGCGCGGTCGAGCGGGTGGCCAGCAGGGACAGCTTCATCCCGCTCGGCGACGCCGCGCTGGAGGTGTTGCTGTCGGAGGAGACGATCGAGGCCGCAGCGATCAAACTAGCCGGCTCCTGA
- a CDS encoding CoA transferase, protein MSADAARPLAGVRIVEISSFVAVPLAGMTLGQLGAEVIRVDPIGGAADYHRWPVTGDGESIYWAGLNKGKRSVAADFRSAEGQDLVQRLIADSGILITNVAGREWHSYGTLTRLRPDVIHVEVSGRVDGGTGVDYTVNAGIGFPLVTGPAELATPVNHVLPAWDVSCGIYTALAVVTALRHRDATGQGQRISIPLENVALATAGNLSLFTEVMVNGTARERIGNSVYGQYGQDFTSSDGTSFMIVALTGRHFRDLIELTGTTKAVAALADTLDANFSDEGERYRHRGALSGLFTEWFSQHTAEEVTAGLSGTSVLWERYRTFAETAADERVLANPMFSRLDQPRIGQYLAPGLPLEINGDYPSAVAAPALGDDTAAVLGEWLGMSPDEIGGLTESGIVA, encoded by the coding sequence ATGAGCGCAGATGCCGCGCGGCCGCTGGCCGGGGTGCGGATCGTCGAGATCTCCAGTTTCGTCGCGGTGCCGTTGGCGGGGATGACGCTGGGCCAACTCGGCGCCGAGGTGATCCGCGTCGACCCCATCGGCGGTGCCGCCGACTACCACCGCTGGCCCGTCACCGGCGACGGCGAGAGTATCTACTGGGCCGGGCTGAACAAGGGCAAGCGTTCCGTCGCTGCAGACTTCCGCTCGGCTGAAGGCCAGGACCTGGTCCAGCGACTGATCGCCGACAGCGGCATTCTGATCACGAATGTCGCAGGGCGCGAATGGCATTCGTACGGCACGCTGACGCGGCTGCGGCCCGACGTGATTCATGTCGAGGTGTCCGGCCGTGTCGACGGTGGCACCGGCGTCGACTACACCGTCAATGCGGGAATCGGCTTTCCGTTGGTCACCGGTCCCGCCGAACTCGCGACACCGGTGAATCACGTTCTGCCCGCATGGGATGTCTCGTGTGGCATCTACACCGCGCTGGCCGTCGTGACCGCGTTGCGGCATCGCGACGCGACCGGGCAGGGGCAGCGGATCAGCATTCCGTTGGAGAACGTCGCGTTGGCCACGGCAGGCAATCTCAGCCTGTTCACCGAAGTGATGGTGAACGGCACAGCGCGCGAGCGGATCGGCAACTCGGTGTATGGCCAATACGGTCAGGACTTCACCAGCAGTGACGGGACGTCGTTCATGATCGTCGCGCTGACCGGGCGGCACTTTCGCGACCTGATTGAACTCACCGGAACGACGAAAGCCGTAGCCGCGCTGGCCGACACACTCGACGCCAACTTTTCCGATGAAGGGGAGCGGTACCGCCACCGCGGCGCTTTATCCGGATTGTTCACCGAGTGGTTCTCACAACACACTGCCGAAGAGGTCACCGCGGGATTGTCGGGCACGTCCGTGTTGTGGGAGCGCTACCGCACATTCGCCGAAACGGCCGCCGACGAGCGGGTGCTCGCCAACCCGATGTTCAGCCGACTCGACCAGCCGCGGATCGGGCAATACCTGGCGCCTGGGCTGCCACTCGAGATCAACGGCGACTACCCATCAGCGGTCGCCGCACCGGCACTAGGCGACGACACCGCGGCGGTGCTCGGCGAGTGGCTGGGAATGAGTCCCGACGAGATCGGTGGGCTCACCGAGTCGGGCATCGTCGCATGA
- a CDS encoding acyl-CoA thioesterase: MSALLKLLEVGPGADADTWIGPASGPAGKRSYGGQFVAQSLAAAYRTVDAGRQPTNMHLQFLRGGEAGDPVEYTVARVFDGRTAAARRVDSRQDGRLLTTATVSFAAELSGPEHGHVSDRPSDPDALPQTGPAGPAPSMPLDELDIRITDDSSTGQFVRRLWWRATVPLPDDPAVHTLVAVYVTDVYMIDPALQVHGHSMKARTHRSGTTDSSIWFHRAVRADEWNLLECRSPAAARGRGVVTASLIRADGFIAATLTQEGLIAER; the protein is encoded by the coding sequence ATGAGCGCGCTGCTGAAACTGCTCGAGGTTGGGCCGGGCGCCGACGCGGATACCTGGATCGGCCCTGCCAGTGGCCCCGCCGGAAAGCGTTCGTACGGAGGGCAATTCGTCGCACAGAGCCTGGCCGCCGCGTATCGAACCGTCGACGCCGGCCGCCAACCGACCAACATGCACCTGCAGTTCCTGCGCGGCGGTGAGGCCGGTGATCCCGTCGAGTACACGGTGGCGCGAGTGTTCGACGGTAGGACCGCGGCGGCGCGGCGCGTCGACTCCCGTCAGGATGGGCGGCTGCTGACGACTGCGACGGTGTCGTTCGCCGCCGAGTTGTCCGGCCCCGAGCATGGCCACGTTTCGGACCGGCCCAGCGATCCCGACGCGCTGCCGCAGACCGGGCCGGCTGGGCCTGCGCCGTCGATGCCGCTGGACGAGCTCGACATCAGGATCACCGACGACAGCTCAACAGGGCAGTTCGTTCGGCGGCTGTGGTGGCGAGCCACGGTGCCGCTCCCGGACGATCCGGCGGTGCACACGCTGGTCGCGGTTTACGTCACCGACGTCTACATGATCGACCCCGCGCTGCAGGTGCATGGGCATTCGATGAAGGCCCGCACCCATCGCAGCGGCACCACCGACTCGTCGATCTGGTTCCACAGGGCCGTTCGGGCCGATGAGTGGAATCTGCTCGAGTGCCGCTCACCCGCGGCGGCCCGCGGGCGTGGTGTCGTGACCGCCAGCCTGATCCGCGCCGACGGTTTCATCGCGGCGACCTTGACGCAGGAAGGCCTTATCGCCGAGCGCTAG